A single window of Streptomyces aquilus DNA harbors:
- a CDS encoding YigZ family protein codes for MQDEYRTVARAGVHETEVNRSRFLCALAPAATEQEAQDVIAAVRKEHADATHNCFAYVIGADGAIQKASDDGEPGGTAGVPMLQMLLRRDMRYVVAVVTRYYGGVKLGAGGLIRAYGGAVGEALDTLGSITRRRFRLATVTVDHHRAGKLQNDLRSTGREVRDVRYGEAVTIEIGLPDADVPAFEAWLADATAGTAGFELGGEAYGDA; via the coding sequence ATGCAGGACGAGTACCGCACAGTCGCCCGCGCGGGCGTGCACGAGACCGAGGTCAACCGTTCCCGCTTCCTGTGCGCCCTCGCCCCGGCGGCCACCGAACAGGAGGCCCAGGACGTCATCGCGGCCGTCCGCAAGGAGCACGCCGACGCCACCCACAACTGCTTCGCCTACGTCATCGGCGCCGACGGCGCGATCCAGAAGGCGAGCGACGACGGCGAACCGGGCGGCACCGCCGGCGTCCCCATGCTCCAGATGCTGCTGCGCCGTGACATGCGGTACGTCGTCGCCGTCGTCACCCGCTACTACGGCGGCGTCAAGCTCGGCGCCGGCGGCCTCATCCGCGCGTACGGAGGCGCGGTCGGCGAGGCCCTGGACACCCTCGGCAGCATCACCCGCCGCCGCTTCCGTCTCGCCACGGTGACCGTGGACCACCACCGCGCGGGCAAGCTCCAGAACGACCTGCGCTCCACCGGCCGCGAGGTCCGCGACGTCCGCTACGGCGAGGCGGTCACGATCGAGATCGGCCTCCCGGACGCGGACGTACCGGCCTTCGAGGCATGGCTCGCGGACGCGACCGCCGGGACGGCCGGGTTCGAACTGGGTGGAGAGGCCTATGGAGATGCCTGA
- a CDS encoding DUF6210 family protein, with protein MSKRYVFLDPDGSGADRGWAFVVVAAPTGVVYQTQGGGFGCVPYEQEGYLVPLFGRDLDEDLKAIFVGELKGQGARGLEWPAPLLDRLRDAVAQLRVYGSANRDDTWPAALALDGSRLAEADEAWVPVLTPDGPGYLAWENSD; from the coding sequence GTGAGCAAGCGGTATGTGTTCCTGGACCCGGACGGCAGCGGCGCCGATCGCGGCTGGGCCTTCGTGGTCGTGGCGGCACCGACCGGCGTGGTCTACCAGACCCAGGGCGGCGGCTTCGGCTGCGTCCCGTACGAGCAGGAGGGCTATCTCGTCCCCCTGTTCGGACGGGACCTCGACGAGGACCTGAAGGCGATCTTCGTGGGCGAGCTGAAGGGGCAGGGCGCACGCGGCCTGGAGTGGCCGGCGCCGCTCCTCGACCGGCTCCGGGACGCGGTCGCGCAGCTCCGGGTCTACGGCTCGGCGAACCGCGACGACACCTGGCCCGCCGCCCTCGCCCTGGACGGGTCCCGGCTGGCCGAGGCCGACGAGGCGTGGGTGCCGGTGCTGACCCCGGACGGGCCGGGGTATCTGGCCTGGGAGAACTCCGACTGA
- a CDS encoding SixA phosphatase family protein — MIARAGAGPLRRLVVLRHAKSAWPEGVRDHQRPLAPRGLRDAPAAGRALAEADCLPDLALCSTAVRARQTWDLASAQWGTPPPVRHDARLYGAEVPELLEVVHEVAAEVETLLLVGHNPGLEDLVLDLAGDGLDDSLDTVRVKFPTAAIAVLAWRGTAWEALAPGTALLTAVTVPRGKRK, encoded by the coding sequence ATGATCGCCCGCGCCGGAGCCGGTCCGCTGCGCCGCCTCGTCGTGCTGCGCCACGCGAAATCCGCCTGGCCGGAGGGCGTCCGCGACCACCAGCGCCCCCTCGCCCCGCGCGGTCTGCGCGACGCCCCCGCGGCGGGCCGGGCGCTCGCCGAGGCCGACTGCCTGCCCGACCTCGCCCTGTGTTCCACCGCCGTACGCGCCCGGCAGACCTGGGACCTGGCCTCGGCCCAGTGGGGCACCCCGCCCCCGGTCCGCCACGACGCCCGGCTCTACGGCGCCGAGGTGCCCGAACTCCTGGAGGTCGTGCACGAGGTGGCCGCCGAGGTCGAGACGCTGCTGCTGGTCGGCCACAACCCCGGCCTGGAGGACCTCGTCCTCGACCTCGCCGGCGACGGCCTCGACGACAGCCTGGACACGGTCCGGGTGAAGTTCCCCACGGCGGCCATCGCCGTCCTGGCCTGGCGCGGCACGGCCTGGGAGGCCCTCGCCCCGGGCACGGCCTTGCTGACGGCGGTCACGGTGCCCCGGGGGAAGAGGAAGTGA
- a CDS encoding CoA-binding protein, giving the protein MYGDEATVRKILTESGDTWAVVGLSTNRGRAAFGVAEVLQRYGKRIVPVHPKAETVHGEQGYASLADIPFDVDVVDVFVNSDLAGPVVDEAIAKGAAAVWFQLGVIDEAAYERARAAGLDMVMDRCPAIEIPRLRD; this is encoded by the coding sequence GTGTACGGAGACGAAGCGACGGTCCGCAAGATCCTCACCGAGAGCGGCGACACCTGGGCCGTGGTGGGACTGTCCACGAACCGGGGGCGCGCGGCGTTCGGCGTGGCCGAGGTGCTCCAGCGCTACGGGAAGCGGATCGTGCCCGTGCACCCGAAAGCGGAGACCGTGCACGGCGAACAGGGCTACGCCTCACTCGCCGACATCCCCTTCGACGTGGACGTGGTCGACGTCTTCGTCAACAGCGACCTCGCCGGCCCCGTCGTCGACGAGGCGATCGCCAAGGGCGCCGCAGCGGTCTGGTTCCAGCTCGGCGTGATCGACGAGGCGGCGTACGAGCGTGCGCGTGCGGCGGGTCTCGACATGGTGATGGACCGCTGCCCGGCGATCGAGATTCCCCGGCTGCGGGACTGA